The Deltaproteobacteria bacterium genome segment GCCCGGACTGGCGAGACCCCTATGACGAGATCGTGTAGCGCTGGCGGGTCGTAGCGAGCCGGTGCCGTGGATTCCCGCTTTCGCGGGAATGACAAATTGCGCCCTTTCGGCCACGGGCCTCGGCCTGACAGTACACAGTACTGTCAGACTGGTGAGGATTTGCCCGGTCGGCTGCACGTTACCCACAGATTTGTCGCACACCCAAGCACAAGCCGCGTAACCTGCTCGTATTGACGCTAGCGATCGCGAGGGTTCGCTCACGCCAGCCTTCAGCGGGAACACAAAGACGTCATCCACGAAGTGGGGCGGAACGAAGTAGGGAGCGTGCGTCACGATGTCGGGCTCAGCGCCCCGGGGGGCACCAGCGCCGCGGCTTGCCCCGGGGGCGACCAAAACCAGCGCAGCGCCGGCCGCCAGCCGGGTTTAGCGCGCAGCGCGATACGTACCGGCTCCGCCGCTTGATTCATGTCCAACTCGAGCTCTGCGGTCTCCCAACGCTCGCCCGCGTCGAGCTCACCCGCCAACGAGCCGAGGTTGAACTGCACCGTTGCGTTCACCACTTCCAGCCGGAAGCGGTAGCGGCCTGCCGCGCGCGGTGCCAACAGGCCTTGCCAGATCGCGTTCAACTCGGTGACTCTGCGCTCGACGACGGCCGCGACCAGCGGCACCGGGATGGTGTACTGCGTCAGCGCCGGATCAATCTGGTCCACCTGTGTCGTCCGGCCGTTGGCATCCGTCGTCCGATAGCTCGCGCGCAAGCCCGCCAGCGGCAACCGCCCACATTGTGCCGGCAGAGCACTAGCGACTGCGACCGTCGCCACCGGGCCCGCGCGCCGAATGCTCCACTGCATTTGCGGGCATATCAGCGCCACCAACTCGGGCAGCAGCTCCGCCTCCGGCGCCCCCTGCGCAATCCAGTACACCGGCTGGGTCTCGCCGGCAGCCGGGGTAAACGCCGCCAGCAGCGACGACGCCTGCGCGCCCTGCAGGTGAGCGGCGTACCAGATGTAGTCCGACGGCTCGAAAGCGTTGACGCCCTCGTTGGTGAGTAACACCACCCGTGACCCCGCGGGGACGTTGTGGATCGCCGCCAGCACGGTGTTCTCCGACACCACGAACGAGGCCTGCACCACCGGATGGTCGATCAGTTGTTGCAGCTGGCGCAGATTCAGCACCGCGGCCGCGGCCACCGCCAACCCCAGCAGCGCGTGCGCCCATCGGCGCGGCAGCCACCGCCAGCTCAACATCTCGTCGAGGCCGAAGGCGATCAGCACGAACAACGGCACCAGTAAGACGAAATAGCGCGAGACGTTGACATTCGCCGGCACCACGGCAAGGGCCGTAAATGGCAACGCGAATAGCGCCAGCGCCAGCAAGCGCCAGGGATTGCGCCAGCGCCACATGGCTACCCCCACCGCCAGTGTTGCCAGCACACCGGAGACCGGATCCAGCATCGGATGTTGGGGAATGTTGACGGTGGGGATTTCGTCGCCTTCAACCAAGAACACGCCCCAGCCCAAGCGCAGCCGTGCGATCGCCGTCAGCGCGCGCGGCAATAGCGATTGCTGCTCCGGCGCCAGCCATTGCCAGCCTTCCTCGTGCCGCCGCAGCGCCTCCATGAACAGGTCGCTGCCAAACCACACCGTGCTAACCACACCCGGGCTCAGCATTACCGCCCAAGCCGCCGCAATCACGATGAAGTGCCGCCAGCTGCGCGCCGGCAGCCGGCCTTGCCGGTACCGCACCACCGCCACCGCGAAGGTGCCGGCGTAGAGCATGGGCGGAAACACGCGATAGCCGGTGTAGGCATAGAACAAATCAGCGCTGGCCACGGCCAGTGCCACGCTCGCCAGCTGGCTGCGGTCTTGAATCACGCGGACGAACAACCAGGCAATCAGCGCCATCACCGAGATGGGAAAGAAGATCTCGTCCGCAAATCGTGCCGCCGCCGCGGCCCAGCGACAGGCAGCCAGCAGCATGCTGGCGGCCCAAGCCGCCGGCAGGGCGACGACGCGCCGAAGCGCCACGAAGAGTATCGTCGGCGCCAGCACTCCGCTCAGCACAAACGGTGCGCGCAGAGCCGGCGACGACAACCCGAAGAGGCGAAAGCTCAGCCCCGGCAACGTATTGGTCAGCGGGAACTCCAGCGGCCAGCGCCAGTCCTGATAGACCCAATAGGCGTTGCCACCGGTCTGAAACTCCTCGAAGCCGAAGGCATCGAGCGGCGGATACACATCGATGCGCCACAAGCGCGTCAGCACCGCCAGCGCGGCCACCGCCAACAGCGCCAGCCAATCATTGCGCCGCCACGGCCGGCCCGGCGCCCGCTCGCGCCCGCGATCCGCCAACCCGCCGGCCGCCGCCAGCAGGGCGATCCCCGCCACCCACCACCACGTGCCGGCGTACAGCACCTGCGAGATGACAAAGCGGTGGCTGCCAATGGCCGCGCTGGCGAGCGCAGCCACAATCAACAGGGCCCAAGTTAGGTCGCGCCAGCGCACCACCCGCCTATATCAGCCCACCCGCGCGCTCGTCACCTGGCGCACGAGGGCCGTACGATTTGACGTGGTATCTTTCCGATTGGTGCTTGAAGACCAGGCGAAAGTCGGCCAAGCTAACGTCAGGTCAGGTAACCCAAGCCCCGTGGAGTAGGAGCGCGCCGTGTACGTCACTGAAATTCTCGAACGTTGTGCCAGTCTCGAAAGCCGGACCGCCACCGTATACCGCCACTTGGCGGAGCGGGCTCACGCCGACCCGCAGACCGCGCGGTTGTGGCGCGAGCTGGCGCTCGAACAGGAAACGCACGCCGACGTGCTGCGCCGAGAGCTGCGGTCTTTCGAAGATGACGACGACAGTGGCGCGTTCCTTCCAGAATACAGCGAGCGCCTGGAGCACCTGGAGCGCACACTGCATGTGCTCGAAACCCGAGCGGCGTCGGCGCAAACCCTCGATGACGCGCTGGCCACAGCGGTGGCGTTAGAGCAGAGCGAACTCGAGGACATTTACGACGATGTGCTGCTGCAAAGTCAGCCCGCGTTCAAGCTGATCTCCGAGCGCATCGAAGCCGCGCTCAACGCCGCCCCGGCGGGCACGCACACCAACTCCCAGCTGCCGCCGAACCGCACACCGCGGCGGTAGCGCGTCGGCAGCGCGGGGCGCCGCCGCCCACGTGGAAGTGCCGCGCCACTGTGCCGCGCGGCAGCAACCGGGTGATCACGTCGATCACTCGCGGTGTATCCGACTGGGCTGCTGGCAGCGCCATAGCTCGACGATCAACCGGCTTCTATCACCCTGTATCACCCTGGGGCCACCGAGCGCGGTCATCCGATACCTTGGGACATGGAAAATCGGGGCGGCCGGATTTGAACCGGCGACCACTCGCACCCCAAGCGAGTGCGCTACCAGGCTGCGCCACGCCCCGTAAGCGTTCGGCCCCTGCTACCACGCACACCGCAGGCTTTCAAGGAAGCGTCCGCCGCACGCTCACCAGCTGCCCGACACCGTCCGAACTCAGCCGAATGGTATGGCGGCGCTTATCAAGCGCCACCAAGTTCAAGTCCCAAAGTTGCGCGATAACCTGAGCCAGCTCGCTGCGATTGGTCCGAATCGTACGCGGGAGCTCAGCTAGACTTACGTCGCACTCGTCCCCCCACAGGTAGTAACCCTTGGCCAGCAGTCGCAAAAGCGAGAACGCAACTTCCGATCCGCTGCGTTGCCGTTCTGCATCATCACGGACGCTCGATTCCATGCAGCAGGCAGTCAGCAACGGTTGTGCCAGCGAATCTTGTCGGTGCAGCGGTCGGACGGCCAGGCGGCGCACGAATTTGATCGTTCGTCGCCAAAAAGCGGACAGAGCGTGTCCTTCCGGTGAGCATGCATAGCTCGATTTTTCCGGGGCGATCGGTTGCGACCGGGCCACCGAGACGGAGCGACGGATCAGCGGGGTGGGAACCGGCTGCGCCGCCACCGGTCAGC includes the following:
- a CDS encoding glycosyltransferase family 39 protein; translation: MRWRDLTWALLIVAALASAAIGSHRFVISQVLYAGTWWWVAGIALLAAAGGLADRGRERAPGRPWRRNDWLALLAVAALAVLTRLWRIDVYPPLDAFGFEEFQTGGNAYWVYQDWRWPLEFPLTNTLPGLSFRLFGLSSPALRAPFVLSGVLAPTILFVALRRVVALPAAWAASMLLAACRWAAAAARFADEIFFPISVMALIAWLFVRVIQDRSQLASVALAVASADLFYAYTGYRVFPPMLYAGTFAVAVVRYRQGRLPARSWRHFIVIAAAWAVMLSPGVVSTVWFGSDLFMEALRRHEEGWQWLAPEQQSLLPRALTAIARLRLGWGVFLVEGDEIPTVNIPQHPMLDPVSGVLATLAVGVAMWRWRNPWRLLALALFALPFTALAVVPANVNVSRYFVLLVPLFVLIAFGLDEMLSWRWLPRRWAHALLGLAVAAAAVLNLRQLQQLIDHPVVQASFVVSENTVLAAIHNVPAGSRVVLLTNEGVNAFEPSDYIWYAAHLQGAQASSLLAAFTPAAGETQPVYWIAQGAPEAELLPELVALICPQMQWSIRRAGPVATVAVASALPAQCGRLPLAGLRASYRTTDANGRTTQVDQIDPALTQYTIPVPLVAAVVERRVTELNAIWQGLLAPRAAGRYRFRLEVVNATVQFNLGSLAGELDAGERWETAELELDMNQAAEPVRIALRAKPGWRPALRWFWSPPGQAAALVPPGALSPTS